GTACGATGGGTTGCCGCCGGACCGCGTAGTGCCTCCGACTTCGCGCACGAGCACTGGCGGCACGCTGATGGTGAAGTGGCGGCTGCGCGAGAACCGCCGCAGCTATTACCTGCTCTGCAGTTATGAACAGACCAACGCACGACTGTACACGGCACTGCCGCCGGGAGTGCTGCTGTGCGAGGCGGCGTTCGACCTGCGCGTGAACGCGGTCGGCGGTCATCCGGCGCGGCGAATGTACTGCAAATAGCTCTACCTCGGTCCGCCCGAACTCGCTCGGCCTCGCCCGGCGCTCGATATCCCATGACCTTGCGCATTGACATCCTCTCCGACGTGGTGTGTCCCTGGTGCTTCATCGGAAAGCGCCATCTGGAGCGGGCGCTCGCGATGTACCGCGAACGTCACTACGAGGCGCCTGCACCGGTGGTCCGCTGGCATCCGTTTCAATTGAACCCCGATCTTCCGGCCTCGGGAACGCCACGCGCGCAGTACGTCGCACGCAAGTTTGGCGGGCCGCAGCGCGCTGCGGAAATCTACGCGCGGGTGGCGGCGGCCGGTGCGCGAGCCGGCATTGCGTTCGCCTTCGATCGCATTGAAGTACAGCCCAATACACTGGACGCGCACCGCTTGATGCACCGTGCCGGCGAACTGGGCATCCAGGACGCGATGGCGGAGTCGCTGTTCGCCGGCTAC
The Burkholderiales bacterium DNA segment above includes these coding regions:
- a CDS encoding STY0301 family protein, with product MSASAAAEVSCPDVLNVEQRAVPPSGEWQVSYADRPARLIGVTLYDGLPPDRVVPPTSRTSTGGTLMVKWRLRENRRSYYLLCSYEQTNARLYTALPPGVLLCEAAFDLRVNAVGGHPARRMYCK
- a CDS encoding DsbA family oxidoreductase; amino-acid sequence: MTLRIDILSDVVCPWCFIGKRHLERALAMYRERHYEAPAPVVRWHPFQLNPDLPASGTPRAQYVARKFGGPQRAAEIYARVAAAGARAGIAFAFDRIEVQPNTLDAHRLMHRAGELGIQDAMAESLFAGYFLEGRDFTDPETLADLAQRAGMARGDARRYLVSNEDRALVVRQDAHARDSGIEGVPFFIFGERLAVSGAQPPEVLLEAMERAAPGCRAAATQ